A genomic segment from Polyangium mundeleinium encodes:
- a CDS encoding iron-containing redox enzyme family protein — translation MQHKKHIPLDERTKSPVVDDYDIFARCLQAYGESDLYADIETWLVEDNPYRRPLRPHVFKYLDFRKPLTRDELLTYTSLTASRTLLTLYESDFVLLPRRDLASKRADLDEFYGRRAQVLGAVVRPWLESYLFGFLDDTISVSGRWTLASMKEYFESFLAEERQRTACSMATTILASADPEHAARTCLLQLAGDFLLESSAMGRNVGGHYGPLQSEMFKILIDELGYGVHQTRHSSLYEGALESVGLASTPHTYWQFYLGSSLLLNNYYNYVCRNHGRFFRYVGALFQAETAFIALCRRMADTLRQVFGSRVDVRYFQEHAHIDGHHSRMVYDKMILPAVEMFGEGIIPDIVRGFEEGKLITEIATQDFIDQVAWSDGSAHWKSLAPAIHRNIEQSHDKPKVQRFVEPRGELSVTHVHDGDELCFIQSGTMRFVTGHERSVLLHAGEGTVIRRHRLHGAIIESDECTYDIHSIGEVQRWLS, via the coding sequence ATGCAGCACAAGAAACACATCCCCCTGGACGAGCGCACGAAATCCCCGGTCGTCGACGATTACGACATTTTCGCTCGATGCCTGCAGGCGTACGGCGAGAGCGACCTCTACGCCGACATCGAGACCTGGCTCGTCGAGGACAACCCCTACCGCCGCCCGCTGCGGCCGCACGTGTTCAAATACCTCGACTTCCGGAAGCCGCTCACCCGTGACGAGCTGCTCACCTACACGAGCCTCACGGCCAGCCGCACGCTGCTCACCCTGTACGAGAGCGATTTCGTCCTGCTCCCGCGCCGCGATCTCGCCTCGAAGCGCGCCGATCTCGACGAGTTTTACGGGCGGCGCGCGCAGGTCCTCGGCGCCGTCGTGCGGCCGTGGCTCGAGTCGTACCTGTTCGGCTTCCTGGACGACACGATCTCGGTATCGGGGCGCTGGACGCTCGCCTCGATGAAAGAGTATTTCGAGAGCTTCCTCGCCGAGGAGCGGCAGCGCACCGCGTGTTCGATGGCGACCACCATCCTCGCCTCCGCGGACCCAGAGCACGCGGCCCGGACGTGCCTCCTCCAGCTCGCCGGGGATTTCCTCCTCGAATCGTCGGCGATGGGTCGGAACGTGGGCGGCCATTATGGGCCGCTCCAGTCGGAGATGTTCAAGATCCTCATCGACGAGCTCGGCTACGGCGTTCATCAGACCCGGCACAGCTCGCTCTACGAGGGCGCCCTGGAGAGCGTCGGCCTCGCCTCGACACCGCACACGTACTGGCAGTTTTACCTCGGCTCGTCGCTCCTCCTGAACAACTACTACAATTACGTCTGCCGCAACCACGGCCGGTTTTTCCGGTACGTCGGCGCGCTCTTCCAGGCCGAGACCGCCTTCATCGCGCTCTGCCGGCGCATGGCGGACACGCTCCGCCAGGTCTTCGGCTCGCGCGTCGACGTCCGCTACTTCCAGGAGCACGCCCATATCGATGGGCACCACAGCCGGATGGTCTACGACAAGATGATCCTGCCGGCCGTGGAGATGTTCGGCGAGGGGATCATCCCGGACATCGTACGAGGCTTCGAGGAGGGCAAGCTCATCACCGAGATCGCGACGCAGGACTTCATCGATCAGGTCGCCTGGTCCGACGGCAGCGCCCACTGGAAATCCCTGGCCCCGGCGATTCACCGGAACATCGAGCAGAGCCACGACAAACCGAAGGTGCAGCGGTTCGTCGAGCCACGCGGCGAGCTCTCGGTGACGCACGTGCACGACGGCGACGAGCTCTGCTTCATCCAGTCCGGCACCATGCGGTTCGTGACCGGGCACGAGCGGTCCGTATTGCTGCACGCGGGGGAGGGCACGGTGATCCGGCGCCATCGGCTGCACGGCGCGATCATCGAGTCCGACGAATGCACGTACGACATCCACTCGATCGGCGAGGTTCAACGATGGCTGTCGTGA
- a CDS encoding MFS transporter, whose protein sequence is MTTQTSDAAASARRDFRVLWAGQSLNLLGDHFMVLTLPLLAVTVIGASASEAALLPFALFVPFLLFGLPAGAVVDRLPRRLTMILCDASQAAIFLTIAALAFTSVLSLPWLLVLVALAGTATLFFQVAYTSYLPELFPDARDLQRGNARLFFSESVSRTLGPVLAGPVIAVLGPVVAVAANAGSFVLSVLSVAAIRHREPARAPRARKPGWMLDDIREGLRFVFGHSELEPVILCGAVYVLFLSMIEASLVLYCRHVLGLGPTGCGVVVGAAALGFPIGNLLSSRLVDRLGVATTLVASACVSVTGLVLIPVAGSAGSAVALVAASVLHGAGEGAFGPTSLTLRQTATPPHLLGRINAVQRFLLWGTIPLGSLIASLTIELMGLRGAVWIGGLGTCLCLPVLLRRGIRDGLAQRWAVARGRALSPCPSTPTGAPSAPEED, encoded by the coding sequence ATGACGACACAGACGAGCGACGCCGCCGCTTCGGCCCGGCGTGATTTCCGTGTGTTGTGGGCCGGCCAGTCGCTGAACCTGCTCGGTGATCACTTCATGGTGCTCACGCTGCCTCTCTTGGCCGTCACGGTGATCGGCGCCTCGGCCTCGGAGGCGGCGCTGCTCCCCTTTGCCCTCTTCGTCCCCTTTTTGCTGTTCGGCCTGCCGGCGGGGGCCGTCGTCGACCGATTGCCGCGGCGCCTCACGATGATCCTCTGCGACGCCTCGCAAGCCGCGATCTTCTTGACGATCGCGGCGCTCGCCTTCACCTCCGTGCTCTCGCTGCCCTGGCTCCTCGTGCTCGTCGCCCTCGCCGGCACGGCGACGCTCTTTTTCCAGGTCGCTTACACGTCCTATCTGCCCGAGCTCTTCCCGGACGCGCGCGATTTGCAGCGGGGCAACGCGCGCCTGTTTTTCTCCGAATCCGTGTCGCGGACGCTCGGGCCCGTGCTGGCGGGGCCCGTCATCGCCGTCCTCGGGCCCGTCGTCGCGGTGGCCGCCAATGCGGGCTCGTTCGTGCTCTCCGTGCTCTCGGTCGCCGCGATCCGGCACCGCGAGCCAGCGCGCGCGCCGAGGGCCCGCAAGCCCGGCTGGATGCTCGACGACATTCGCGAAGGCCTCCGTTTCGTGTTTGGCCATTCCGAGCTCGAGCCCGTGATTCTGTGCGGCGCCGTCTACGTGCTCTTCCTCAGCATGATCGAGGCGAGCCTCGTGCTGTATTGCCGCCACGTGCTGGGCCTCGGCCCGACCGGCTGCGGCGTGGTCGTCGGCGCGGCGGCGCTCGGCTTCCCGATTGGAAACCTGCTCTCGTCCCGCCTCGTCGACCGGCTCGGCGTCGCCACCACGCTCGTCGCCAGCGCTTGCGTGTCGGTCACGGGCCTCGTGCTCATTCCGGTCGCCGGGAGCGCGGGCTCGGCCGTCGCCCTCGTCGCGGCCAGCGTGCTGCACGGCGCCGGCGAAGGGGCGTTCGGCCCGACCTCGCTCACCTTGCGCCAGACGGCCACGCCCCCGCACCTGCTCGGCCGGATCAACGCGGTCCAGCGGTTCTTGTTATGGGGAACGATCCCGCTCGGCAGCCTGATCGCGTCCCTCACCATCGAGCTCATGGGCCTCCGCGGCGCCGTGTGGATCGGCGGCCTCGGGACCTGCCTCTGCCTGCCGGTGCTGCTCCGCCGCGGCATCCGCGACGGCCTGGCCCAGCGCTGGGCTGTCGCGCGTGGCCGCGCCCTTTCGCCCTGCCCTTCGACCCCGACCGGCGCCCCGAGCGCCCCCGAGGAGGATTGA
- a CDS encoding ATP-grasp domain-containing protein, whose protein sequence is MPTTHPNADPNGRPTILLVSSGYHLYREYLLRMISASARVFLFLDREPTWERSYIADHQIVDTLDAEAMIAAAREVAARVAINGVICWDEIRMVHAARVAEALGLPGTAPVAVGRCRDKHQTRFALAAAGVPQAISKLVSSVEEAAETAWKIGYPVVVKPRALGASIGVSRVESPDDLAAAYHHARTSTEDGVPHYDASVLVEEYLEGPEISVDAAWVNGRPIPLFVARKILGFPPHFEEIGHVVDARDPLLLDPALLRVLDAAHRAVGFRTGITHTELRLTEAGPKVIEINARLGGDLIPYVGWVASGIDPGQVAVDVACGRPLRVTPSRLRVASVHFLYPVEDTTVSAVEVDKTALPVSVDVAAALAAPGQYLELPPAGHVTSRYAYVVVSGKTAVECAVGAQVAAHAIKLHAKMTPKAAGGGQ, encoded by the coding sequence ATGCCCACGACCCACCCGAACGCAGACCCGAACGGCCGCCCCACCATCCTGCTCGTGAGCAGCGGGTATCACCTTTACCGCGAATATCTCTTGCGCATGATCTCCGCGTCCGCGCGGGTCTTTCTCTTCCTCGACCGGGAGCCCACGTGGGAACGGTCGTACATCGCGGATCACCAGATCGTCGACACGCTCGACGCGGAGGCCATGATCGCCGCCGCCCGCGAGGTCGCGGCGCGCGTCGCGATCAACGGCGTGATCTGCTGGGACGAGATTCGCATGGTCCACGCGGCCCGCGTCGCGGAGGCCCTCGGCCTGCCGGGCACCGCGCCGGTCGCGGTCGGCCGGTGCCGCGACAAACACCAGACGCGCTTTGCCCTGGCCGCGGCCGGCGTGCCGCAGGCGATCTCCAAGCTGGTGTCTTCCGTCGAGGAAGCGGCGGAGACGGCGTGGAAGATCGGTTATCCGGTCGTCGTCAAGCCACGAGCGCTCGGCGCGAGCATCGGCGTGAGCCGCGTCGAGAGCCCCGACGATCTCGCCGCCGCCTATCACCACGCCAGGACGTCCACGGAGGACGGCGTCCCCCATTACGACGCGAGCGTCCTCGTCGAGGAATACCTCGAAGGGCCGGAGATCAGCGTCGACGCCGCGTGGGTGAACGGCCGCCCGATCCCGCTCTTCGTCGCGCGCAAGATCCTCGGCTTCCCCCCGCATTTCGAGGAAATCGGGCACGTCGTGGACGCGCGGGATCCGCTGCTGCTCGACCCGGCGCTGCTCCGCGTGCTCGACGCGGCGCACCGCGCGGTCGGCTTCCGGACCGGGATCACGCATACCGAGCTGCGCCTCACCGAGGCCGGTCCCAAGGTGATCGAAATCAACGCCCGCCTGGGCGGCGACCTCATCCCCTACGTCGGCTGGGTCGCCTCCGGCATCGATCCGGGGCAGGTCGCCGTGGACGTCGCGTGTGGACGCCCGCTGCGCGTCACGCCGAGCCGGCTGCGGGTCGCCTCAGTGCATTTCCTCTATCCGGTCGAGGACACGACGGTCTCTGCCGTCGAGGTGGACAAGACTGCGCTTCCGGTTTCCGTGGACGTCGCGGCTGCCCTCGCAGCGCCCGGGCAATACCTCGAACTGCCGCCGGCCGGCCATGTCACGAGCCGGTATGCGTACGTGGTCGTGTCCGGAAAAACCGCGGTGGAGTGCGCCGTCGGCGCCCAGGTGGCCGCGCACGCGATCAAGCTGCACGCCAAGATGACACCCAAGGCCGCGGGAGGCGGACAATAA
- a CDS encoding 50S ribosomal protein L11 methyltransferase, with translation MKLYNGMGAQKKPTASNVGPQSSGEQRRTPRAKLRVVADRARASALVEEGRRLAAGSQLERALERFEEASTLDEGNEAILLTMNGLQRKLIPRWHFAMLNDHERNRAFERALGTAIGDSHCTVLDVGSGTGLLSMMAARAGAGAVFTCESVAAIARLARRIITENKLDHHISVIPKVSTDLVVGRDMPRRADLLVTETVDCGLLGEGILPIVRHAREKLLRPEATIIPGRAKVRFQLLESDAVHRNNFAFEASGFDVSLFNQVSTKTYFPVRLRAHPHVFLSPAAEAFEFDFARGPLDPRTREVPLTTTRRGRVHGIAFWFELDLGGGVVLTNAPTNPQSHWMQAVQCFEVPIDVERAEVVTVTCRHDDTSLRFSLS, from the coding sequence GTGAAGTTGTACAATGGAATGGGCGCGCAGAAAAAACCGACCGCGTCCAATGTCGGCCCGCAGTCGAGCGGGGAGCAACGGCGAACGCCCCGCGCGAAGCTACGCGTCGTGGCCGATCGAGCGCGCGCGAGCGCCCTCGTCGAAGAGGGCCGCCGCCTCGCCGCGGGCTCTCAACTGGAGCGGGCCCTCGAACGATTCGAGGAGGCCTCGACGCTCGACGAAGGCAACGAGGCCATCCTCCTGACGATGAACGGGCTTCAGCGCAAGCTCATTCCGCGCTGGCATTTCGCGATGCTGAACGATCACGAGCGCAACCGGGCCTTCGAGCGAGCGCTCGGGACCGCCATCGGAGACTCGCATTGCACGGTGCTCGACGTGGGCTCCGGGACGGGGCTCCTTTCCATGATGGCGGCCCGCGCGGGGGCAGGGGCCGTGTTCACCTGCGAGTCGGTCGCGGCGATCGCGCGGCTCGCGCGGCGGATCATCACGGAGAACAAACTCGACCATCACATCTCGGTCATCCCCAAGGTATCGACCGACCTCGTCGTCGGCCGGGACATGCCGAGGCGCGCCGATTTGCTGGTGACCGAGACCGTCGATTGTGGGCTGCTCGGCGAAGGGATTCTCCCGATCGTCCGCCACGCGCGGGAAAAACTCTTGCGGCCCGAGGCGACGATCATCCCGGGGCGGGCGAAGGTCCGCTTCCAGCTCCTCGAGAGCGACGCCGTCCACCGCAACAACTTCGCCTTCGAGGCAAGCGGCTTCGACGTGAGTCTGTTCAACCAGGTCTCGACGAAGACGTACTTTCCGGTGCGCCTGCGCGCGCACCCGCACGTCTTCCTGAGCCCCGCCGCCGAGGCCTTCGAATTCGACTTCGCGCGGGGTCCCCTGGATCCGCGCACCCGCGAGGTCCCGCTCACGACGACCCGGCGCGGCCGCGTCCACGGCATCGCCTTCTGGTTCGAGCTCGATCTCGGCGGCGGGGTCGTCCTGACGAACGCCCCGACGAACCCCCAGAGCCACTGGATGCAGGCCGTCCAGTGTTTCGAGGTGCCGATCGACGTCGAGCGCGCCGAGGTCGTGACCGTCACGTGCAGGCACGACGACACGAGCCTTCGCTTCTCGCTCTCTTGA
- a CDS encoding winged helix-turn-helix domain-containing protein — protein sequence MKATFDLSAHQARRIALAAQGFAEARPASVNRRHFAKTAERLGVIQLDSVNVVVRTHYLPAFSRLGVYPQALLEKEAWGKKRSLFEYWGHEASLLPLALQPLLRWRMARAEAGEQWGNLARFGKERRAYIKSVLAEIEKRGPVTGGDFATGPRGAAGWWSWSDGKRALEWLFWAGYVTTATRRGFERVYDLTERVLPAEIHGMPTPPEADAQRALVRIAARAMGVATEADLRDYFRLPLQGARTRVQELVEAGELLPVKVEGFSKPAYLHPEAQTPRRIAARALLSPFDNLIWFRDRTERLFGVKIRLEIYTPAEKRTHGYYVLPFLEGDTITARVDLKADRKEKVLRVQASHTEPGAGPDTPDVLAAELSHMAAWLGMERVEVVKRGNLAGALKSALKGLSA from the coding sequence ATGAAGGCGACCTTCGATCTCTCGGCCCACCAAGCGCGGCGTATTGCTCTGGCAGCACAAGGGTTTGCCGAAGCGCGGCCGGCGAGCGTGAACCGGCGTCACTTCGCGAAGACGGCGGAGCGGCTGGGCGTGATCCAGCTCGACAGCGTCAATGTCGTCGTTCGGACCCACTACCTGCCCGCCTTCTCGCGGCTCGGCGTGTATCCGCAGGCGCTCCTGGAGAAGGAGGCCTGGGGGAAGAAGCGCTCGCTCTTCGAATACTGGGGGCACGAGGCCTCGCTCCTGCCGCTCGCGCTCCAGCCCTTGCTCCGATGGCGCATGGCACGCGCGGAGGCGGGCGAGCAATGGGGCAACCTCGCGCGTTTCGGCAAGGAGCGGCGCGCGTACATCAAGAGCGTGCTCGCCGAAATCGAGAAACGGGGTCCGGTGACGGGCGGCGACTTCGCCACCGGCCCGCGCGGCGCGGCGGGCTGGTGGTCGTGGTCCGACGGCAAGCGCGCGCTCGAATGGTTGTTTTGGGCCGGCTACGTCACGACCGCCACGCGGCGTGGCTTCGAGCGGGTCTACGATCTGACCGAGCGGGTCCTGCCTGCCGAGATCCACGGCATGCCCACGCCGCCCGAGGCCGACGCCCAGCGTGCGCTCGTCCGCATCGCGGCGCGGGCCATGGGCGTCGCGACCGAGGCCGACCTGCGCGATTATTTTCGCCTTCCTTTGCAGGGTGCTCGCACCCGCGTGCAAGAGCTCGTCGAGGCCGGCGAGCTCCTGCCCGTCAAGGTCGAGGGTTTTTCCAAGCCGGCCTACCTGCATCCCGAGGCGCAGACGCCGCGCCGGATCGCCGCCCGCGCATTGCTCTCGCCGTTCGACAACCTCATCTGGTTTCGCGACCGCACGGAGCGGCTCTTCGGGGTGAAGATCCGGCTGGAGATCTATACCCCGGCCGAGAAGCGCACCCACGGGTATTACGTTTTGCCCTTCCTCGAAGGCGACACCATCACGGCGCGGGTGGACCTGAAAGCCGACCGCAAAGAGAAGGTGCTGCGGGTGCAGGCCTCCCACACCGAGCCCGGCGCGGGCCCGGACACGCCCGACGTCCTGGCGGCGGAGCTTTCCCATATGGCCGCGTGGCTCGGCATGGAGCGCGTCGAGGTGGTGAAACGGGGAAACCTCGCGGGGGCGCTCAAATCCGCTTTGAAGGGGCTCTCTGCGTGA
- a CDS encoding Rieske 2Fe-2S domain-containing protein: protein MAVVTFDPGHECFVIAGSLRFFLSTTDGRVFHLLRAACPHRGGPLHLGRLDTNAGTIRCPWHDGDVSLRCLQRDAAPLVVRPGSATAVVPDPEGEPITVDGRLVLATRR, encoded by the coding sequence ATGGCTGTCGTGACGTTCGATCCGGGTCACGAGTGCTTCGTGATCGCGGGGAGCCTGCGCTTTTTTCTGAGCACGACGGACGGGCGCGTCTTTCACCTGCTGCGGGCGGCGTGCCCGCACCGCGGCGGGCCGCTGCACCTCGGGCGGCTCGACACGAACGCGGGCACGATTCGTTGTCCGTGGCACGACGGCGACGTCTCGCTCCGCTGCCTGCAGCGCGACGCCGCGCCGCTCGTCGTGCGCCCTGGCAGCGCCACGGCGGTCGTGCCGGATCCGGAAGGCGAGCCGATCACGGTCGACGGTCGCCTGGTCCTGGCGACGCGCCGTTGA
- a CDS encoding alpha/beta hydrolase, whose protein sequence is MRLADGLQTFIDRCNRAMPPDFYTRPLAEQRALYLGLTREFPYEIPPDVTLTDDVVAHGRRRLRVRVYRPRAPVGRGLLVYIRGGGFVVGSLETHNTVVAELASRSGLVTVAPDFRMAPEHPFPAALEDCYGALSGIVVEAARLGVDPDRIVLAGDSSGANMAVAVAMMARDRGGPSLRGQALISPVLDFTRWRRGGADAPLLTGGEMEYYTACYTPDPTQVEHPYVSPLVRGAFDGLPPAYLMGAELDSLRVDAESYASRLRAHGIPVDLVIEPGLVHSAVRARGLSPAVEDAWARFCSRAARLACAEGDHASQ, encoded by the coding sequence ATGCGCCTCGCCGACGGCCTCCAGACATTCATCGACCGATGCAACCGGGCCATGCCGCCCGATTTCTACACGCGCCCCCTCGCGGAGCAGCGCGCCCTCTATCTCGGGCTCACCCGGGAGTTCCCGTATGAAATTCCGCCGGACGTGACCCTCACCGACGACGTGGTCGCCCACGGGCGGCGGCGCTTGCGGGTGCGCGTCTATCGCCCGCGCGCCCCGGTGGGCCGCGGCCTGCTCGTCTACATTCGCGGCGGCGGATTCGTGGTCGGCTCGCTGGAGACGCATAACACCGTCGTCGCCGAGCTTGCCAGCCGCTCGGGGCTCGTCACCGTCGCGCCCGACTTCCGGATGGCGCCCGAGCACCCGTTTCCGGCGGCCCTGGAGGATTGCTACGGCGCGCTCTCGGGCATCGTCGTCGAGGCCGCGCGGCTCGGCGTCGACCCGGACCGCATCGTCCTCGCCGGCGACAGCTCCGGCGCGAACATGGCCGTCGCCGTCGCCATGATGGCCCGGGACCGCGGCGGCCCCTCGCTCCGCGGCCAGGCCCTCATCAGCCCGGTCCTCGACTTCACCCGCTGGCGCCGCGGCGGCGCCGACGCGCCGCTGCTCACAGGTGGCGAAATGGAATACTACACAGCCTGTTACACCCCCGATCCCACGCAGGTCGAGCATCCGTACGTCTCTCCGCTCGTCCGCGGGGCCTTTGATGGCCTGCCGCCTGCGTACCTGATGGGCGCGGAGCTCGATTCACTCCGCGTCGACGCGGAAAGCTACGCCAGCCGCCTCCGCGCGCATGGCATCCCCGTCGACCTCGTGATCGAGCCCGGGCTCGTGCACTCGGCCGTCCGCGCGCGAGGGCTCAGCCCTGCGGTCGAGGACGCGTGGGCGAGGTTCTGCAGCCGGGCCGCCCGGCTCGCCTGCGCGGAGGGCGACCATGCCTCGCAGTGA
- a CDS encoding TolC family protein, producing MTNPVRTLAHGLALALALTWPGVARGQTPSAATDATTSARAPEGPATTASTSAGELRLEELIRSVEQRFPLILAAAQERAAAEAERMAASGGFDPSWRTTAAVIPIGGYPSQRLDTFVEQPLPWWGSSVFAGYRIGRGDYPVYDGKLATNEYGEVRAGARVNIWRDGPIDRRRANIQRAELGVDAATQGADQQRIEATRVASFRYWDWVAAGQRLAVARTWLDLALVRDEALARRVEAGDVPAFERQENQRVILQRRAQIVSTQRALEQAAIELSLFLRAQDGSALLPEPSRLPRSLPEPTPLDLARVRADEREAIERRPELKRLDAQKEQAEVERRWAENQKRPAIDLVIVGSQDLGPGDPKQAKPVLEAAVVVDIPLLNRVASGREQAAAAQVSRIEAQARLQRDRIVADVRDAASALAAAEQRATVARTELDVARKLAEQELRRFELGEGTLLLVNLREQAALEAALRQVDAVADWQKGVAAYRAATAGTASAVR from the coding sequence GTGACGAACCCCGTACGAACCCTCGCCCACGGCCTCGCGCTCGCGCTCGCGCTCACGTGGCCGGGCGTCGCGAGGGGGCAGACGCCCTCGGCGGCCACGGACGCGACCACGTCCGCGCGGGCGCCCGAGGGCCCCGCGACGACGGCCTCGACGAGCGCCGGAGAGCTCCGCCTGGAGGAGCTCATCCGTTCGGTCGAGCAGCGCTTCCCGCTCATCCTGGCGGCAGCGCAGGAGCGCGCCGCGGCCGAGGCCGAGCGGATGGCGGCATCGGGCGGGTTTGATCCTTCCTGGCGAACGACCGCGGCCGTGATCCCGATCGGGGGGTATCCCTCCCAGCGGCTCGACACGTTCGTCGAGCAGCCGCTCCCGTGGTGGGGGTCCAGCGTCTTCGCCGGCTACCGCATCGGCCGCGGCGACTACCCGGTCTACGACGGCAAGCTCGCGACGAACGAGTACGGCGAGGTGCGCGCCGGGGCGCGCGTCAACATCTGGCGCGACGGCCCGATCGATCGGCGCCGCGCGAACATCCAGCGCGCCGAGCTCGGCGTCGACGCGGCGACCCAGGGCGCCGATCAGCAGCGCATCGAGGCCACGCGTGTCGCCTCGTTCCGTTACTGGGACTGGGTCGCCGCGGGCCAGCGGCTCGCCGTCGCGCGCACGTGGCTCGACCTCGCGCTCGTCCGCGACGAGGCGCTCGCGCGCCGCGTGGAGGCGGGCGACGTCCCCGCGTTCGAGCGGCAGGAAAACCAGCGCGTGATCCTCCAGCGCAGGGCGCAGATCGTCTCCACGCAGCGCGCGCTCGAACAGGCGGCCATCGAGCTCTCGCTCTTTTTGCGTGCCCAGGATGGTTCGGCCCTCCTGCCCGAGCCCTCGCGGCTCCCGAGGAGCCTGCCCGAGCCCACGCCGCTCGACCTCGCGCGCGTCCGCGCGGACGAGCGGGAGGCGATCGAGCGCAGGCCGGAGCTCAAGCGCCTCGACGCGCAGAAAGAGCAAGCCGAGGTCGAGCGTCGCTGGGCCGAGAACCAGAAGCGCCCCGCGATCGACCTCGTGATCGTGGGCTCGCAGGACCTCGGCCCGGGGGATCCCAAGCAAGCGAAGCCCGTGCTCGAAGCCGCCGTCGTGGTCGACATCCCGCTGCTCAACCGCGTCGCCAGCGGACGCGAGCAAGCGGCGGCGGCGCAGGTCTCGCGTATCGAGGCCCAGGCGCGGCTGCAGCGGGATCGCATCGTGGCCGACGTGCGCGACGCCGCCTCGGCGCTCGCAGCGGCCGAGCAGCGCGCGACGGTGGCGCGCACCGAGCTCGACGTCGCGCGCAAGCTCGCCGAGCAGGAGCTCCGGCGCTTCGAGCTCGGCGAAGGCACGCTCCTGCTCGTGAACCTGCGCGAGCAAGCCGCGCTCGAAGCCGCGCTCCGGCAGGTGGACGCCGTCGCCGACTGGCAGAAGGGCGTCGCGGCCTACCGCGCCGCGACGGCGGGCACGGCGAGTGCTGTGCGGTGA
- a CDS encoding ADP-ribosylglycohydrolase family protein, translated as MSRPTDHASRMERALLALDGLSTGDAFGERFFVHPDHVERLNGERAVPAAPWAYTDDTVMALGIVEVLERHGTIDQDVLARVFARRYGAEPHRGYGGAAHEILRNILTEIPWQFTAKAVFGGTGSMGNGGAMRVAPLGAYFADDLDEVVRQAKASAEVTHAHPDGQAGAVAVAVAAAVAWHMGTGKEARSGEALLRAAFRHTPDGETKDGLANALTIPLDINPQAAASALGSGYRVLSWDTVPFALWCAARHLDSYEEALWTTVSGLGDRDTTCAMAGGVVALSAGRASIPSEWIAAREPLALGENG; from the coding sequence ATGAGCCGCCCCACAGACCACGCATCCCGCATGGAACGCGCCCTCCTCGCCCTCGACGGCCTCTCCACGGGGGACGCCTTTGGAGAGCGTTTTTTCGTGCACCCCGACCACGTCGAGCGCCTGAACGGCGAGCGCGCCGTTCCCGCCGCTCCGTGGGCGTACACCGACGACACCGTGATGGCCCTGGGCATCGTCGAGGTGCTCGAGCGCCACGGGACGATCGATCAAGACGTGCTGGCCCGCGTGTTCGCGCGACGGTACGGCGCCGAGCCGCATCGTGGGTACGGCGGCGCGGCCCACGAGATCCTGCGGAACATCCTCACCGAAATCCCGTGGCAGTTCACGGCGAAGGCCGTCTTCGGCGGAACGGGATCGATGGGCAATGGCGGGGCCATGCGCGTCGCGCCCCTCGGGGCGTATTTCGCCGACGATCTCGACGAGGTCGTGCGGCAGGCCAAAGCCTCGGCCGAGGTCACGCATGCGCACCCGGATGGCCAGGCCGGCGCGGTCGCGGTGGCCGTCGCGGCCGCGGTCGCGTGGCACATGGGCACGGGAAAAGAGGCCCGATCGGGCGAGGCCCTGCTGCGCGCGGCCTTCCGCCATACGCCCGACGGCGAGACGAAGGACGGTCTGGCGAATGCATTGACGATCCCGCTCGACATCAATCCCCAGGCCGCGGCGAGCGCGCTCGGATCGGGGTACCGTGTGCTCTCCTGGGACACGGTTCCGTTCGCGCTCTGGTGCGCGGCGCGGCACCTCGACAGCTACGAGGAGGCGCTCTGGACGACGGTCAGCGGCCTCGGGGATCGGGACACGACGTGCGCGATGGCGGGCGGCGTGGTGGCGCTGTCGGCCGGGCGCGCGTCGATTCCCTCCGAATGGATCGCAGCCCGCGAGCCGCTCGCGCTCGGCGAGAACGGATAG